The genome window AAGCCGGAGATGGGCCGGGTTGAAATTACTAAAAAGTCGGACGGTCCAGCCTGGGGCGCTTTGTATTGGCAACATTTTGTTCCGATGGATCAGGTAGCGGCGGGTTCGGCGGGACTTTCGGTACAGAAAACCCTTTTCCAGCAAAAAGATTCTCCTGCTGGACCAATCATAAGCGCAATCAAACCCGAAACGGCTTTAAAACCCGGTGACGTTGTGAAAGTTAGATTAATTCTGACGACCGATCGGACGACGGAATACGTGCATCTCAAGGATGGGCGCGCATCCGGCTTCGAGCCAGTTGTTGCGCTTTCTGGCTATAAATACCAGAATAGTCTTGGGTATTATGAAACGCCCCGTGATGCCAGCACCGACTTTTTTATTCAGTATTTACCGGTAGGTACGCACGTATTTGAGTACGATTTGCGGGTGGTTCATGCGGGGAATTTTACCAGCGGGGTAGCAACGGTGCAGTGTTTCTACGCGCCCGAATTTGCGGCCCACTCTGCCGGGGGAAGAATTGATGTAAAGCCCTAAAATACAAAAGTGAGTAAGAACAAAGGCCTGATAACCAGCAATACCTCTATTCTTACTCACTTTTCATTTAGTTAATAATGGCGTCCATAATCCAGGTGATGATGGCAACGACAAAGCTAAATAGCAGGGCCGCGATAAAGCCACTCACCACGAATCCGCTGACTAAATACGCCGCCAGATAAACCATCAGGACATTGATGACCAGATAAAACAACCCCAAGGTCAGAATCGTGATTGGGATGGTAAGAAATACCAGAATGGGCTTCAAGAAGGCGTTCAATAAACCCAGAACGATGGCAACGAGCAGCGCCGTACCAAAGTCTGGAACAGAAATGCCAGGAATCAGGCGGCTGGCAAAAAAAACGGCTACCGCGCTGATAAGGATGCGTATTAACAGACCCATGATTTTGTTTTCAGTTTAGCGTTATAAATCAAGCAGAGTAAATATGAAGAATTACTTCTAAACGAAAAACTCCGAACCGAAAACTATTGTTTGGCGTGTCGTTGCTGCAATACCGCAATAATGTCGTCTAAATCCATATTTTTCTGCTCCAGCAAGACCAAAAAATGGAATAATAAGTCGGCTGCTTCGCCCCTGAAGAGATCATCGTTATCGTCTTTTGCCTCAATCACCAGCTCCACCGCCTCCTCGCCTACCTTCTGGGCGATTTTGTTAACGCCGCGCTTGAATAGGGAGTTCGTATACGAGTTTTCGGTCGGATTCTGTTTCCGATCATGGATGATGCCTTGCAGGTAATTCAGAAACTGGCCTTTTCCGCCATTTACTTCCTGAAAGCAGGTATCGTCACCCGTATGGCAGGTCGGCCCGTCGGGTTTAGCC of Tellurirhabdus bombi contains these proteins:
- a CDS encoding phage holin family protein, whose protein sequence is MGLLIRILISAVAVFFASRLIPGISVPDFGTALLVAIVLGLLNAFLKPILVFLTIPITILTLGLFYLVINVLMVYLAAYLVSGFVVSGFIAALLFSFVVAIITWIMDAIIN
- the hisIE gene encoding bifunctional phosphoribosyl-AMP cyclohydrolase/phosphoribosyl-ATP diphosphatase HisIE; amino-acid sequence: MDTQLNFDKSPDGLLPAVIQDAETGKVLMLGYMNREAYDKTKAEGIVTFFSRSKQRLWTKGETSSNFLHVRQMLVDCDGDTLLIKAKPDGPTCHTGDDTCFQEVNGGKGQFLNYLQGIIHDRKQNPTENSYTNSLFKRGVNKIAQKVGEEAVELVIEAKDDNDDLFRGEAADLLFHFLVLLEQKNMDLDDIIAVLQQRHAKQ